The DNA segment AGCGGCTCAAGAATCGAGGAGGCGCAGGCGAAGCATATTGAGGGCGGCTTTGGCGGTGCGGTCGCGGACCATGTCGCGATCGCCGGGAAAGATGACGCGGTGGATGAGTGTCGGCTGCCTGCGATCGGCGAGGGCGAGGTAGACGAGACCGACGGGTTTGTCGGGCGTTCCGCCAGTCGGGCCGGCGATGCCGGTGACGGCCAGAGCGTAGTCCACATCGAACTTCGCGCGGACATTTTCGGCGAGGGCCTTCGCGACGGGTTCGCTCACGGCGCCGTGTTGTTCGAGCATGTCGAGTGGGACATCGAGGTCACGATGTTTGGCGGCGTTGGAGTAGACGATGTTGCCGCCGAGGTAGTAGGCGCTGGAGCCGGGAGGGTCGGTGAGGTATTTGCCGATGAGCCCGGCGGTGCAGGATTCGGCGGTGGCGAGCGTTTTGTTCCGCGAGCGGAGCAGGTCGCCGACGATCTGCGGGAGAGATTCATGGTCGCGACCGACGACAAGCGGGCCCAGCGCCTGGCGAAGATCCGCGATCGCCGCTTCGAGTTCGTCGGCGGCCTGAGCGCGTGTGGGAAATTGCGAGCGGACGCGGACGCCGATGAACCCGTTGGCGACGGTCGTGCCGACGAGCGGGTTGCGATCGCGGGCCATGCGGTCGCCGAGGATTTGAGCGATGTCGGATTCGCCGCGGCCGAGGCAGTGCAGGGTGGCGGTGAGAATGACGGAGTCGCCGGCGTCGGGCCAGGCGTCGAGAGCGGGGGCGATATGACGATCGAACAGATGGATCATCTCTCCGGGCACGCCGGGCATGACGAAAACGCGCGTCGCGCCGATGTGGGCTTCGATGCCCGGTGCGGTCCCCGCTTCGTTGCGCAGCGCCCGGGCGCCCCGTGGCAAAAGCGCCTGCACCTTGTTGCGTTCGGCCATCGGACGCCCGCGCCCGCGGAAAAATGTTTCGATGTGCGAAAGCGACTCGGCGTCAAGGACAAGCGGGACGTTCATCGCGGCGGCGAGGGCCTGTCGCGTCAGATCGTCGTCGGTCGGGCCGAGGCCGCCGGTGATGAGCACCAGTCTGGCTTCGCTAGCCGCATCGAGAATCGCATCGGTGATGGCGGCCTGATCGTCGGCGACGGTCAGATGCCAGCGCGTCATGATGCCCCATTCAACGAGCCGGGCCGAGAGCCAAGCGGCATTGGTGTCGACGGTCTGCCCGAGGACGAGCTCGTCGCCGATGGAGAGAATGACGGCTTGCATCAGCGCACCTTTTTCCCGCGCCAGAACGCGACGCGCTTCTGAAGCGCGGCGAGAAATTCCGTTTCCGCCGCTTCATCGCCGAAGGGCAGCACGCGCACGCGCGCGGTGAGCTTTCCGGTGTCGTTCTTCGTGCAGACGACCGTGGCGTCACGTCCATCGGGCAGAACGCAGCTTACGGTCAACATGGTGTCGCTGGTGCGCGGCCGGGCCCAGCCCCAGTGAATATCCTCAAAGACCCACGGCAGAATCTGCACAAACCGATCGATCGATTCATCGACCTCGCTCGTGGGCGCGGCGGCGGGCAGAGCGTCGGTCTGCGGCGTGGGTCGGGGGCAACCGGCGAGGACCGTGGCGAATAACAACATGATTCCGAATCGTCTCACGCAGACTATAATGACGCGGCTTAAAAGAATCGCAAGAGAGGCGTCAGCGGTCAGCCGGATTGAAAGCGGAAACCTGACACCTGAACGCTGTGAGCTTCTTTTCGAGGAACGCTTTTGGAACTGACCATCAATCTGCCGCAGGATGCGGACCGGGTGGCCCTGCTGGGGGCGGCGGAACGCAATCTGAAAATCATCCGCGAGGGGCTGGGCGTCGCCATCAGCGCGCGCGATGGCGCGGTGCGTGTCAGCGGGGATGACAACTCCGTTTCGCAGGCGGTGGAAGTCATTAATGAACTGACCGAAGCGGCGCGGCGGCGGCAGCCGATGAGCCGGGTTGATCTGTTGGAGCGGATTCATCGGGCGGCCGCGCGGCGCGAGGGGGAGGGTCAGCCGTGGATCGATGATCATTTGACGATGGACGTCTACGCCCGGGGTCAGCGCGTCGAAGCCAAGACGGCCGGTCAGCGGCGCTACATCGAAGCGATTCGCGGGCACGATCTGGTGTTCTGCTCGGGTCCGGCGGGGACGGGCAAGACGTACCTTGCGGTGGCGGCGGCGGTGTCGATGCTCAAACGCGGCACGGTGCGGAAACTCGTGCTGGCGCGGCCGGCGGTCGAAGCGGGCGAGAAGCTGGGCTTTCTGCCCGGCGACATGCAGGCGAAGGTCAATCCGTACCTGCGCCCGCTGCTCGATGCGCTGCACGACATGATGAGTTTCGAGCAGGTGCAGCGCTTCATGCACAGCGATCTGATCGAGATCGTGCCGCTGGCGTTCATGCGCGGGCGGACGCTCAACGACGCCGCGATCATCCTTGATGAAGCTCAGAACACGACCAAGAGCCAGATGCTCATGTTCCTGACGCGCCTGGGACACGGATCGAAAATGATCGTGACCGGCGACACGAGCCAGACGGACCTCGACGAAGGAGAAACCAGCGGACTCGTCGATGCGGCGCGGCGGCTGATGCGCGTGCCGGGCGTGTGCTTCACCACGCTGGATCGGCAAGATATTGTGCGTCATAGTCTTGTGGAACGCATCGTCCTGGCCTACGGGCCCGAGTCCCAGGCCCAATAACCGCAAGAGAATCTTAACGGGCGCATTCGGGTAGCCGATCTATAATGAATCGTTGACGGGCCCGACGGGGCCCGATTTAATTGGTGGCGATTCATGGCCCTGTTCAAGTCCGACACATCCCGCCGGCGTGAGGTGCGTAAGAACATTCCGCGCCAAAGGCCCGCCCTGCGCGAGATGATCGGGCGCGGGCAGGTCGTCTGGGGGCTGGGCATCAGCGTCCTGTTCATCGCCGCCGCCGCCGTCATCGTGATCCAGAGCCGCGCCGAACCAGCCTATGTGCCCGGCGACCTGATCGACCGGCCGGTCGTCGCGCGGGTCAGCTTCAACTCCCTCGATCTGGCCGCCACCGCTCAGAAGCGCGACGACGCCCGCCGCACCACCCCCGATGTCTACATGCAGAACAAGGGCTTCCTCGACGAGACGCGCAAGGCCTTCGCCGCGCTGCCCGATCTGGTCGCCACCGCTGCGAGCGTCCGCGATGTCGAGCCCAAGCTGGTCGAGCGCTACGGTCTGAGCGACGAGATCGTCACCGAACTCAAGACGTTCCACATCGAAGGCGGATCGAGCCCGGCCTGGATGGCGATGGTCAGCAATCTCATCGAGCAGCTCAAGCGCACCGCCGTGCTGAGCAACGAAGACTACCAGATCGAAAAGGTCAACCTTCCGCCGACGATCCGCATTCAGGTGTCCGATGAGCAGTCGCCCTTGGTTTGGGAAGGCGACATGGTCAACGTGACGGACCCGAAGGATGTGACCAAGGCGGCGGAGCGGCTCGCGTCTTCGTTCCCCGCGTCGCTGCGCACGATCGTCAAGACCTACATGCTCAAAACCGCTCAGCCGACCTACACCTTCCACCCGCAGCTCACCGAAAAAGCCAAGGACGATGAGGCGGCGAAGGTACAGGACGTCAAGGTCGACTACACCGCCGGCCAGGTCCTCATCCGCGCCGGCACGACGCTTGACGACAGCGGCTACCGACTCCTTCAACAGCATCTGGCCGCCATTCCGTCACGTCAGCAGTTGCTCAAGCACCTGGGCTTGTTCGTGCTGGTGACGCTTGTGTCGATCGCACTGATCGGATACGTGATTTCGTTCAAGCCGCGCATCGTCGAGAAACCCATGCGCGGCGCCGCCCTGGCTGTATTGCTCATCGGCGTTCTCGCGTTGACCTGGGTCAGCCGCGGATTGCCGTCGCAGGTCATGACCACCGCGCCGATCGTGCCCATTCTGCTCATGGCCATCATCGTCACGATCGCCTACGACCAGCGCTTCGCCATGGGCATCACCGCGCTGCACGGCCTGCTCATCGGGCTGGCTCTGAATCTGTCCGGCGGCAACTACCTCGTCATGATGATCGGGGCGCTCGTCGCCATCGTGCAGCTTCGTCAGGTCCGCAACCGCAGCACCCTCGGGCGCGTCGGGTTCATCACCGGACTCGTCGTCGCCGCCGGCATCTGGGCCGTCGGACTCAGCGAGCGCAACATGGTCGTCGACGGACTCATCAACGACATCAGCCGCGAGTCCTTCGTCGGGTTCGTCGGCACGATGCTCGTCTCGTTCGTCGTCCTCGGCACGCTGCCGTTCATCGAGCGGGCGTTCAAGGTGACCACCGCGATGACGCTGCTGGAACTGGGCGACATGAATCACCCGCTCCTGCGCCGACTCGCACAGGCCGCCCCCGGCACGTTCAACCATTCGCTTCAGGTCGCCACGCTCGCCGAAGCTGCCGCCGAATCCGTCGGCGCCAACGGCCTGCTCTGCCGCGTCGGCGCGTACTATCATGACATCGGAAAGATCCACAAGCCGCAGTATTTTGTGGAGAATCAGGCCGGCGGGCCCTCGCGGCATGACAAGCTGTCGCCCGCCATGTCGCTGCTCATCATCGTGGGCCACGTCAAGGACGGCATCGAAATGGCCCGCGAATACGGCCTGCCCTCCGTGCTGCACCACTTCATCGAATCGCACCACGGCACGACCCTCGTCGAATACTTCTTCCACGCCGCCCGCAAACAGAAAAGCGAAGGCGAGCAGCCCGACGAAGTCGAGTTCCGCTACCCCGGCCCCAAGCCCCGTACGCGCGAGGCCGCCATCCTTATGATCTGCGACTGCGTCGAAAGCGCCTGCCGCGCCATGTCCGAACCGACGGCCGTGCGCATCGAGCAGCTTGTGTCCAAGCTCGTGAGCAAGCGTCTGCTCGACGGGCAGTTCGATCAGTGCGACATCACGCTCGCCGAGCTTCGCCTCATCGAGCAGTCCGTGACCAAGAGTTTGTGCGCCATCTATCACGGACGCATCAGTTACCCCGCCGAGCGCGAACCAGCGCCCAAGGCCGACAAGGAACGCGCCGTCGCCGGCTGATTTGCCCATGGACTCCGACATACATCCCGAATCGCCCGCTCATTTGCCCAACCCTGGGGAACACATCGGTGAAATCGACATCGCGCTCGACGTCGACGACGTCCATCCGCCCGACACGGCGTTCCTCGAAGCGATGATCCGCTGCGCGGCGACGATCCTCGGCGTCCGCGAAATCGACCTCGGCGTCGTCATCGTCGACGACGACGCCATGGCGCAGATGCACGTCGACTATCTCGACGTCGAAGGCACGACCGATGTGATCACCTTCGACTTGAGCGACGAGACGGACGATCATGCGGATGCGTGCGTCGAGGGCGAACTGTATCTGTGCCTCGACGAAGCCCGCCGGCGCGCCGCGGCGATGGACCATCCCGTCGATCACGAATTGCTCCTCTATGCGATTCACGGACTGCTGCACCTGCTTGGTTACGATGACCACGACCCCGCCGATCATGCGAAGATGCACGCCCGCGAGGACGAAGTGCTTACCGCGCTGGGCATTGGCGCCGTGTTCGCCCGCCGGGAAGGGGGCGATGCGTCATGACCCTCGCGCATTGGATTGCCTTCGTCTCGGTCGTGATGAGCTGCTTCTATACCGCGAATAATTACGCGCTGCTGGACTTCTCGCGCTCGCGCCTGGCGGCGCTCCTCAAGGCCAGGGGCCGCGAGGCGTGGGTCGATCATCTGGACGAGTTTCACGATGGGATGATCCTCATCACCGCGCTGATGCGCACGATGGCCAATGTGGCGATTCTGCTGGCGATGATCGCGTGGATCACCCCGCCGCAGGAACAGCACACGTGGACGGACCTGGGCGCGGCGGTGGTGGTGGCGGCGGTGCTGATGATGGTGTTCGGCGTGGCGGTGCCGCTGTCGTGGAGCCGGCACGCCGCTGAGCCGCTGCTGGCGTTTTCCCTGCCGATTCTGCATGTGACCTACGTCCTGCTGCGACCGCTCATGGCCGTGTTGCACGCGTTCGACCCGCTGGTTCGCCGCCTGCTGGGCGTGCCCGCCAATCTCGATGACGACGCCACCGAAGCCGAGCAGGAAATCCTCGACGCGGTGAGCGAAGGCGAGAAGTCCGGCCTCGTCGACGAAGAGCAGAAGGAAATGATCGAAGCCGTCGTGGAGTTCCCGACGACGACCGTCGAGCAGATCATGACCCCGCGCATCGCCATCGAAGGCGTCAGCGCCGACGCCACCCTCGCCGACATCAAGGCCTTCGTCTCTGAAGCCGGCCACTCCCGCGTGCCGGTGTACGAAGGCGACCTCGATCACATCGTCGGCATCCTGTATGTCAAGGACCTGATCCCGCTCTTGGGCGCCGCCACCGCCGAGTCGTTCAACCTCCGCAAAATGCTGCGCGAAGCCGTGTTCGTCCCCGAGTCCAAACCGCTGCGCGATCTGCTGGGCCAGTTCAAGGCGTCGAAAGTGCATCTGGCGATGGTGCTCGACGAATACGGCGGAACCGCCGGGCTCGTCACCATCGAAGACGTCATCGAGGAAATCGTCGGCGAAATCCACGATGAGCACGAACCCGTCGACGAGGAAATGCCCGCCATCGAACGCGTCGACCCGACCGTCTTCGAAGTTGACGGCCGCGTCCGCATCGACGATGTCAACGATGAACTGCAAGTGAGCATCCCCGAAGACGAAGACTACGACACCATCGGCGGTTTCGTCTTCGCCACCCTCGGCCGCATCCCCGACATGGGCGAGTCCTTCGACTACGACAACCTGCGCATCACCATCAGTGAGGCCGAGAAAACGCGCGTCGCGAAGGTGAAGATCGAAGTCCTCGACCGCACCGAACAGCCGTCGGAAGCGACGGAGTGATTTCGAAAAGTCAGTGACCTGCAAGGCGAATCTGTGGCACAGCCGCCCTCGGCTGTGCTACCGCGTCGATGCGGACGAAGTTCCGAAGATGGAGCGCTTTCGATCTTGTGCCATTCCCTGTAAAATCCGCCGCTCGATGAGCATTCGACTTTACAACACGTATTCGCACGGGATCGAGGAGTTTAAGCCGCTGACGCCGCGGGTGGTGAGGATGTACCACTGTGGGCCGACGGTGTATGACTACGCGCACATCGGCAACTTCCGCGCGTTCGTGCTGGCCGATCTGCTTCGGCGGTTTTTCGAGTTCAGCGGGTACGAAGTCCATCAGGTGATGAACATCACCGACGTGGGCCACATGACCGAGGACACGCTCGCCGACGGCGGCGGGCTCGACAAGATGGAGTTGGCGGCCCAGCGCCTCAAGGCGGCGAAAAAGCAGGGCGTCGCGCAGGTCGAGAACCCCGATGACCCATACCAGGTGGCCAAGTTCTTCACCGATGCGTTTCTCGAAGACGCGCGGGCGCTGCGGCTCAAGATCGCCGACGAAGAGCAGAACCACATGCCGCGCGCGACGGCGCATGTCACGCAGATGATCGCGCTCATCGAGAAGCTCATCGCCGCCGGTCACGCCTACGTCGGGGCCGATGGCGCGGTGTATTACGATGTGACGAGCTTCCCCGGCTACGGACAGCTATCGGGCAACACGGTCGAGAAGCTCAACGTCGGCGCCGGCGGGCGCATCAGTGCGAGCGATCAGGCGACGAAGCGGAATCCGAACGATTTTCTGCTGTGGAAACCCGACGCGAAGCACATCATGAAATGGCCCAGCCCGTGGGGCGAGGGGTATCCGGGGTGGCACATCGAATGTTCGGCGATGGCGATGAGCGTGCATGGCGTGCCGACGCTCGACATCCACACCGGCGGCGAGGACAACATTTTTCCGCATCACGAATGCGAGATCGCCCAGTCCACCGGCGCGACGGGCGAGCCGTTCGCGCGGTACTGGATGCACACGCGCTTCCTGCTCGTCGAAGGCGAGAAGATGTCCAAGAGCAAGGGCAACTTCTTCACCGCCCGCGACCTGTTCGCCAAAGGCGTCGATCCGGCGGCACTGCGGCTGGAACTGATGCGAACGCATTACCGGTCGAACATGAACTTCACCATGAAGGGGCTCGAAGATTCGCAGCGCATGATTGAGCGGTGGCGCAGCGCAGCGGGGAACAAGGATGCTAAGCCGCAAGCGGCAGGGGAGAGCGAAGTCGAGCGCGAGTTCATGGCGGCGCTGTCGGATGACTTGAACATTTCGGGGGCGCTGGGGGCGCTGAACAAGTGGCTCAACACGGGGCCGAGTGATGTGTCGCCGTTGGTGCGGTTGGATGCGATTCTGGGCGTGCTTGAGAGTGCTAAGTCGCAAGCGGCATCAGATGGCGCGGAGATCGACGCCAAGTGCAAGGCGATTGACGCGGCGCGGGCGGCAAAGGACTACGCGACGTCCGACCGGCTGCGCGACGAGCTGGCGGCGATGGGCATCGAAGTGCAGATCAGCAAGGACGGCACGAAGTGGCGGCGGAAGATGCAGCTTGATTGACCGGGAAAATGCGGGTTTTTGCTTGCGTCGTCGTCGGGACATGGTGACAATATCGCCATGAGAAAAGGTCAATTCATCGGCGTACTCGCGTTGCTGGTCGCTATCTTCGGCGGCGAAGCGCGGGCTTTGAACATCGTGTTCGACTACTCGTTCGACACGAACGGGTTCTTTGATGAGGCGGCACATCCGGGGCGGCGGGCGACGTTGGAGGCGGCGGCGCAGTGGTATGTGCCGTTTCTGGATGACCTTCAGCGGATCGAGCCGTCGTCGAGCGCATCGCCGAGCGATGTTGATCCGTCGGTGGGGCCGTTCGATGTCTGGGAGGCGCGGTTCGCGAATCCGGCGACGGGGGCGACGCAGGGCGTGGCGGGACTGGTGGTGCCGGAGAAGACGGTGATCGTGTATGCGGGCGGTCGGAATCTGCCGGACTCGGTGCTGGGGCGCGGCGGGTTCGGGACGGCCTTTCGCTTTCTGGTCGAGCCATGGAACACGCTGGTCACGACGCGCGGGCAGGGCGACACGCAGGGGGCCGACGCGGTGGACTTCGGGCCATGGGGCGGATCGATCGCGTTTGACAGTTTCGATGAAGAGACCAATGCGGAGCGCGTGTGGCACACCGGCCTGAGCGATCCGCTGGTCGACGAATACGACCTGCTCTCGGTGGCGATTCACGAACTGGGGCATCTGTTCGGATTCGGGTCGGCGGACTCATTCAAGGCGCTGGCCACCACCGATCACAAATTCACCGGCGATGCCGCCACGGCAGCCAACGGCGGGACCCAGCCGTCGCTGTTCACCGACAACGGACACTGGGCGGAAGGCACGATGAGCGAGGTCAACGGGATCACGCAGGAGACGGCGATGGACCCGTCGCTGAACATCGTCAACGGCGTGAGCGATCGAAAGTATCTGACCGACCTGGACTATGCGGCTTTCCGCGATCTGGGATGGCACATCTCGCTGCCCGGCGACGCCAACACCGATGGCGCGGTCGACATCTCCGATCTGGTCCTGCTGGCCCAGTCGTTCGGGCTCAGCGGCAACGTCGGCTGGCTCAACGGGGATTTCAACCATGACGGCGCGGTCGATATTTCCGATCTGGTGCTGCTGGCCAAGAGCTTCGGGCTCTCTGGCGAAGTTCAGTTCAGCACGCCCGCTGATCTATTGGCGCTATTGACCACATTGCCGACGCCGGAGCCGGGCATGGGCATGATCGGTCTGATGGTGTTCAATGCGGCGCTGATGCGGCGGCGTCGAATCACTTGCCGAGGAAGTTCTCGATCTGCTGACGCTTGAGCTTTTCCTGCACCTGCTGAATCGAATCATTGAGCCCGTCGGCCTTGACGCCCGGCGGGAGCTTGGCCTTGATCTCATTAAGCTTGTCGAGCGCGAGCTGGTACTTGCCCGCCGCGTCGAGAGCGACGGCGTCGTTCATCATGGCGTTGAGCTCGGCGATCTGCTGCGGTGTGGCGTCGACGCTGGTGTTGCCGTCGGACGCGATGCCGAAAAAGGTGATCGGCTTGTCGGGCTTCGCAATTGGTGCGGGCTTGGGCGTCGACACGGGCGCTGGCGTCGGCGTAGGATCGGGCGCGACCGGCGTGGTGTCGG comes from the Planctomycetota bacterium genome and includes:
- the ybeY gene encoding rRNA maturation RNase YbeY is translated as MDSDIHPESPAHLPNPGEHIGEIDIALDVDDVHPPDTAFLEAMIRCAATILGVREIDLGVVIVDDDAMAQMHVDYLDVEGTTDVITFDLSDETDDHADACVEGELYLCLDEARRRAAAMDHPVDHELLLYAIHGLLHLLGYDDHDPADHAKMHAREDEVLTALGIGAVFARREGGDAS
- a CDS encoding AAA family ATPase, with protein sequence MELTINLPQDADRVALLGAAERNLKIIREGLGVAISARDGAVRVSGDDNSVSQAVEVINELTEAARRRQPMSRVDLLERIHRAAARREGEGQPWIDDHLTMDVYARGQRVEAKTAGQRRYIEAIRGHDLVFCSGPAGTGKTYLAVAAAVSMLKRGTVRKLVLARPAVEAGEKLGFLPGDMQAKVNPYLRPLLDALHDMMSFEQVQRFMHSDLIEIVPLAFMRGRTLNDAAIILDEAQNTTKSQMLMFLTRLGHGSKMIVTGDTSQTDLDEGETSGLVDAARRLMRVPGVCFTTLDRQDIVRHSLVERIVLAYGPESQAQ
- a CDS encoding HDIG domain-containing protein translates to MALFKSDTSRRREVRKNIPRQRPALREMIGRGQVVWGLGISVLFIAAAAVIVIQSRAEPAYVPGDLIDRPVVARVSFNSLDLAATAQKRDDARRTTPDVYMQNKGFLDETRKAFAALPDLVATAASVRDVEPKLVERYGLSDEIVTELKTFHIEGGSSPAWMAMVSNLIEQLKRTAVLSNEDYQIEKVNLPPTIRIQVSDEQSPLVWEGDMVNVTDPKDVTKAAERLASSFPASLRTIVKTYMLKTAQPTYTFHPQLTEKAKDDEAAKVQDVKVDYTAGQVLIRAGTTLDDSGYRLLQQHLAAIPSRQQLLKHLGLFVLVTLVSIALIGYVISFKPRIVEKPMRGAALAVLLIGVLALTWVSRGLPSQVMTTAPIVPILLMAIIVTIAYDQRFAMGITALHGLLIGLALNLSGGNYLVMMIGALVAIVQLRQVRNRSTLGRVGFITGLVVAAGIWAVGLSERNMVVDGLINDISRESFVGFVGTMLVSFVVLGTLPFIERAFKVTTAMTLLELGDMNHPLLRRLAQAAPGTFNHSLQVATLAEAAAESVGANGLLCRVGAYYHDIGKIHKPQYFVENQAGGPSRHDKLSPAMSLLIIVGHVKDGIEMAREYGLPSVLHHFIESHHGTTLVEYFFHAARKQKSEGEQPDEVEFRYPGPKPRTREAAILMICDCVESACRAMSEPTAVRIEQLVSKLVSKRLLDGQFDQCDITLAELRLIEQSVTKSLCAIYHGRISYPAEREPAPKADKERAVAG
- a CDS encoding competence/damage-inducible protein A; translation: MQAVILSIGDELVLGQTVDTNAAWLSARLVEWGIMTRWHLTVADDQAAITDAILDAASEARLVLITGGLGPTDDDLTRQALAAAMNVPLVLDAESLSHIETFFRGRGRPMAERNKVQALLPRGARALRNEAGTAPGIEAHIGATRVFVMPGVPGEMIHLFDRHIAPALDAWPDAGDSVILTATLHCLGRGESDIAQILGDRMARDRNPLVGTTVANGFIGVRVRSQFPTRAQAADELEAAIADLRQALGPLVVGRDHESLPQIVGDLLRSRNKTLATAESCTAGLIGKYLTDPPGSSAYYLGGNIVYSNAAKHRDLDVPLDMLEQHGAVSEPVAKALAENVRAKFDVDYALAVTGIAGPTGGTPDKPVGLVYLALADRRQPTLIHRVIFPGDRDMVRDRTAKAALNMLRLRLLDS
- a CDS encoding DUF21 domain-containing protein, which translates into the protein MTLAHWIAFVSVVMSCFYTANNYALLDFSRSRLAALLKARGREAWVDHLDEFHDGMILITALMRTMANVAILLAMIAWITPPQEQHTWTDLGAAVVVAAVLMMVFGVAVPLSWSRHAAEPLLAFSLPILHVTYVLLRPLMAVLHAFDPLVRRLLGVPANLDDDATEAEQEILDAVSEGEKSGLVDEEQKEMIEAVVEFPTTTVEQIMTPRIAIEGVSADATLADIKAFVSEAGHSRVPVYEGDLDHIVGILYVKDLIPLLGAATAESFNLRKMLREAVFVPESKPLRDLLGQFKASKVHLAMVLDEYGGTAGLVTIEDVIEEIVGEIHDEHEPVDEEMPAIERVDPTVFEVDGRVRIDDVNDELQVSIPEDEDYDTIGGFVFATLGRIPDMGESFDYDNLRITISEAEKTRVAKVKIEVLDRTEQPSEATE
- a CDS encoding cysteine--tRNA ligase; translated protein: MTCKANLWHSRPRLCYRVDADEVPKMERFRSCAIPCKIRRSMSIRLYNTYSHGIEEFKPLTPRVVRMYHCGPTVYDYAHIGNFRAFVLADLLRRFFEFSGYEVHQVMNITDVGHMTEDTLADGGGLDKMELAAQRLKAAKKQGVAQVENPDDPYQVAKFFTDAFLEDARALRLKIADEEQNHMPRATAHVTQMIALIEKLIAAGHAYVGADGAVYYDVTSFPGYGQLSGNTVEKLNVGAGGRISASDQATKRNPNDFLLWKPDAKHIMKWPSPWGEGYPGWHIECSAMAMSVHGVPTLDIHTGGEDNIFPHHECEIAQSTGATGEPFARYWMHTRFLLVEGEKMSKSKGNFFTARDLFAKGVDPAALRLELMRTHYRSNMNFTMKGLEDSQRMIERWRSAAGNKDAKPQAAGESEVEREFMAALSDDLNISGALGALNKWLNTGPSDVSPLVRLDAILGVLESAKSQAASDGAEIDAKCKAIDAARAAKDYATSDRLRDELAAMGIEVQISKDGTKWRRKMQLD